In Alkalihalobacillus sp. AL-G, the genomic stretch GGAATCAGAAAAGGTGATCGCCCCCCTTTTATCCGATATTTTGGAGGAAACGGTGATCGTAAAAAATGAAGAATGCTCTGCTTATCCGAATGGGTACTGTCATGTTTTGTTCAGCTCTGCTCAAAATTTCATCGTAGAAACAGGGGTGTCGAGTGCAGCGAAAGGAGGGGCATGGGTTTCCGGTGACAGTCATTCGATGATTGAGCTTGGAGCCGGGAAGTATGCGGTTGCAATAAGTGACGGAATGGGGAATGGAGAGCGCGCCCATCTCGAAAGCAATGAAACATTGAAATTACTGCAAAAGATTCTCCAATCCGGCATCGATGAAACGACCGCAATCAAGTCTGTGAACTCTGTATTAGCCCTAAGGACGACCGATGAGGTATTTTCGACATTGGATTTGGCAATGATTGATCTTCAGGATGCATCTGTCCGGTTTTTGAAAATCGGTTCAAGCCCGAGCTTTGTGAAACGAAGTGGACAGGTAAGGATGATCGAAGGGAGTAACCTTCCGATGGGGATTATTGAAGAATTTGATGTGGAGGTTGTAAGCGATGAACTGAAGGCAGGTGACCTTCTCGTCATGATGAGCGACGGGATCTTCGAAGGACCTAAGCATGTTGAAAATAAAGAGTTATGGATGAAGCGAAAAATTCGAGAAATTGACTCAGATGACCCTCAGATTATCGCAGACCTGTTGCTTGAGGAAGTAATTCGAACGGACAGCGGCGAAATTGATGATGACATGACGGTAGTCGTTACAAAAATCCAACGGAACATTCCGAAGTGGTCGACGATCCCGCAACGCAGGAAGGTAATCCGAAAACAAGCTTGAAAGCCTTGTGAAAATATAGTTTGAACCTCCTATCAAAGTATAAAAGCCCCTCTCCTTGACCATCATGGTAATAATTATTCAATGAGAGGGGATTTATTATGAGTAAAGGAACATTGAAGCAAATATTGCTGATTACGGATGGATGCTCGAACCACGGTGAGGATCCGGTGGCAATTGCGGCACTGGCGAAGGAAAAGGGAATCTCAGTCAATGTTATCGGTATTTTATCTCAAAATGAGACGTATAGTGAACATGGTCTAAAAGAGGTTGAGGATATCGCCATGAGTGGGGGCGGAATCAGTCAAATCGTGTATGCGAACCAGCTTTCACAAACCGTTAAGATGGTTACCCAAAAAGCGATGACTCAGACAATCCACGGCCTGATCAATAAGGAGCTGACTCATATCCTCGGTGATGGGCAGCAAATGGAGGACCTTCCACCGGATAAGCGGGGAGAGGTTATGGAAGTCGTGGATGAAATTGGCGAAACAGTAGACCTTGAAGTGCTTATTTTAGTTGATATTTCGGCAAGTATGGATGATAAACTCCCTACCGTCCAAGAATCGTTGATCGATCTTTCAATTTCGCTGAATTCAAGGACCGGGAATAATTCATTTGCAATCTATGCATTTCCAGGCAAACGACAATCGATTGATCAGCTTATGGATTGGGATACTCGGCTTGATTCGCTTGTAAAAACCTTCAAAAAGATCTCAACAGGTGGGATTACACCGACCGGTCCTGCATTGAGAGAGGCACTTGAACTGTTTTCAGAAAAACGTTCAAAACGCAAGCTGCTAGGTGGATATGATGAATACATCGAAGAATCCGGAAGTTAATAACATCAATCCAGGTACAGTCATATCTGGAAAATGGAATAAGCATCAATATACGATACTTCGGGAACTCGGGTCAGGCGCGACCGGAACGGTAT encodes the following:
- a CDS encoding VWA domain-containing protein — its product is MSKGTLKQILLITDGCSNHGEDPVAIAALAKEKGISVNVIGILSQNETYSEHGLKEVEDIAMSGGGISQIVYANQLSQTVKMVTQKAMTQTIHGLINKELTHILGDGQQMEDLPPDKRGEVMEVVDEIGETVDLEVLILVDISASMDDKLPTVQESLIDLSISLNSRTGNNSFAIYAFPGKRQSIDQLMDWDTRLDSLVKTFKKISTGGITPTGPALREALELFSEKRSKRKLLGGYDEYIEESGS